In Candidatus Hinthialibacter antarcticus, one genomic interval encodes:
- a CDS encoding TenA family protein produces MLHRKLWDDNQKKAKACLQHPFVVGLGSGSLPMDAFKRYVAQDAFFLQAFLQAYAVCAAKCESLEHIKAFHGYMGGALDELNLHAQYAETLGLDLSNVVPYRATSAYTEFLLRTAWHEPISVTIAAMVPCMRLYAYLGAELLHQSHPNHPYHQWIETYSSDEFQALANDIETLLDVIGQDTPSVRQAYQYAMQCEYDFFSAPLEEPK; encoded by the coding sequence ATGTTACACCGCAAGTTGTGGGATGATAATCAGAAAAAAGCAAAAGCCTGCTTGCAACATCCATTTGTGGTGGGGCTTGGTTCCGGCTCATTGCCAATGGATGCATTTAAGCGGTATGTCGCGCAGGATGCTTTTTTCTTGCAGGCGTTTTTGCAAGCCTACGCTGTCTGCGCTGCAAAGTGCGAATCGCTTGAGCATATCAAAGCCTTTCATGGATACATGGGCGGCGCCCTGGACGAACTTAACCTCCATGCCCAATACGCCGAAACATTGGGTCTTGACCTCAGCAATGTCGTTCCATACCGCGCAACAAGCGCTTATACCGAATTTCTATTGCGAACGGCATGGCATGAACCGATTTCAGTCACAATAGCGGCGATGGTTCCTTGTATGAGGCTCTACGCTTACCTGGGCGCAGAGTTGCTTCATCAAAGCCATCCCAATCATCCATATCACCAATGGATCGAAACGTATTCCAGCGATGAGTTTCAAGCGTTGGCGAATGACATTGAAACCTTGCTGGATGTGATCGGGCAAGATACGCCGTCAGTGCGGCAGGCGTATCAATATGCAATGCAGTGTGAATATGACTTCTTTTCCGCTCCATTGGAGGAACCAAAATGA
- the nadA gene encoding quinolinate synthase NadA, translating into MPVQLDAIDQSLKAVPDQHLEFLAKRELIDEILRLRDEKNALILGHNYMAPLVYQLSGINERGDSLALSRRAAEAENPIILFDGVRFMAETAKILSPDKKVLIADYDAGCSLADPFGPEEVLEYRRQYPGAPVVTYINSYANIKAVSDYCCTSSNCVKVVMHAAKEFGSDKVIFFPDSLMGANISDELETSGIELIYPGKYDDKFGRCEVHEKFRPEHITQIREQHNIPKGSTDAAVLVHWECPPDVVAESDYCGSTSQMGQYIQDRPQLKKVFLATECEMAANLASEFPQVEFVRSCSMHCEHMRRITLEKIRDSLKYEQHEIHVDPDIAKKALTAINRMLAIPAGPVPAMK; encoded by the coding sequence ATGCCGGTTCAATTGGACGCCATCGACCAATCGTTAAAGGCGGTTCCCGATCAACATTTAGAGTTCCTTGCCAAGCGGGAACTGATTGATGAAATTTTGCGTCTTCGCGACGAAAAGAATGCGCTGATTCTCGGTCATAATTATATGGCGCCGTTGGTATACCAGCTGTCTGGCATCAATGAACGCGGCGACTCGCTCGCGCTCAGCCGTCGGGCGGCGGAAGCCGAAAACCCGATCATTCTTTTTGACGGCGTCCGCTTTATGGCGGAGACCGCCAAAATTCTCAGCCCTGACAAAAAAGTATTGATCGCAGACTATGACGCAGGTTGCAGTTTAGCTGACCCATTTGGCCCCGAAGAAGTGCTTGAATACCGCCGCCAGTATCCCGGCGCTCCGGTCGTAACCTACATCAACAGCTACGCAAATATCAAAGCCGTTTCTGATTATTGCTGCACTTCATCCAATTGCGTGAAAGTCGTCATGCACGCAGCCAAAGAGTTCGGCTCGGATAAAGTGATCTTTTTCCCGGATTCGCTGATGGGCGCAAACATCAGCGATGAGTTGGAAACTTCCGGCATTGAGCTGATCTACCCCGGTAAGTACGACGACAAGTTTGGGCGCTGCGAAGTGCACGAGAAATTCAGGCCGGAACACATCACCCAAATTCGCGAACAACATAACATCCCAAAAGGCTCAACGGACGCCGCTGTCCTGGTCCACTGGGAATGCCCGCCGGACGTTGTCGCCGAATCGGACTACTGCGGCAGCACATCGCAAATGGGACAGTACATCCAAGACCGTCCGCAACTGAAAAAGGTTTTTCTCGCGACGGAATGTGAAATGGCGGCGAACCTCGCCAGCGAATTTCCGCAGGTGGAGTTTGTACGGTCTTGCAGTATGCACTGCGAGCACATGCGCCGCATTACGTTAGAAAAAATTCGCGACAGCCTCAAATATGAACAACACGAAATTCATGTTGATCCCGATATCGCCAAAAAAGCGCTGACGGCAATCAACCGCATGTTGGCGATCCCCGCCGGCCCGGTTCCCGCAATGAAATAA